The Cyprinus carpio isolate SPL01 chromosome A9, ASM1834038v1, whole genome shotgun sequence genome window below encodes:
- the sept10 gene encoding septin 10 isoform X3, with protein MASSDVVRQMDKNARPLALSGHVGFDSLPDQLVNKSTSQGFCFNILCIGETGIGKSTLMDTLFNTNFENFESSHFEPKVKLRAQTYDLQESNVRLKLTVVNTVGFGDQMNKQESYQHIVDYIDTQFESYLQEELKIKRSLHNYHDSRIHACLYFIAPSGHSLKSLDLVTMKKLDSKVNIIPVIAKADTISKSELHRFKIKIMSELVSNGVTIHQFPIDDETVAKINTTMNGHLPFAVVGSTEEVNIGSKMVKARQYPWGVVQVENESHCDFVKLREMLICVNMEDLREQTHTRHYELYRRCKLEEMGFTDTDPECKPVSLQQTYEEKRQEFLGELQRREEEMRQTFVQRVKEKESELKDAERELQGKFEQLKRLHAEEKSKLEEKRRSLEEDMSVFSKRRAASELLQAQAFNTNNKKDKDRKKNVKY; from the exons ATGGCTTCTTCTGATGTGGTTCGACAGATG GACAAGAACGCGCGTCCGCTGGCTCTATCAGGTCACGTCGGGTTCGACAGTCTGCCGGATCAACTGGTCAACAAGTCCACCAGTCAGGGATTCTGCTTCAACATCCTCTGCATCG GTGAAACTGGGATCGGTAAATCCACGCTGATGGACACGCTCTTCAACACCAACTTTGAGAATTTCGAGTCGTCTCATTTTGAGCCGAAGGTGAAGTTGCGAGCGCAGACGTACGATCTTCAGGAGAGTAACGTTCGTCTGAAGCTCACCGTGGTTAATACTGTCGGCTTCGGCGATCAGATGAACAAACAGGAGAG tTACCAGCACATAGTGGATTACATCGACACACAGTTCGAGTCGTACTTACAGGAGGAGCTGAAGATCAAGCGCTCGCTCCATAACTATCACGACTCCAGGATCCACGCGTGTCTGTACTTCATCGCTCCGTCTGGACACTCGCTCAAGTCCCTGGACCTGGTCACTATGAAGAAACTGGACAGCAAG GTCAACATCATCCCCGTCATCGCTAAAGCCGACACCATCTCCAAGAGCGAGCTGCACAGGTTCAAGATCAAGATCATGAGCGAGCTGGTCAGCAACGGCGTGACTATCCACCAGTTCCCCATCGACGACGAGACCGTGGCCAAGATCAACACCACCATGAAC GGTCATCTTCCCTTCGCCGTCGTCGGCAGCACTGAGGAGGTGAACATCGGGAGCAAGATGGTGAAGGCGAGGCAGTATCCCTGGGGCGTCGTGCAGG TGGAGAACGAGAGCCACTGTGACTTCGTGAAGCTGCGTGAGATGCTGATCTGCGTGAACATGGAGGACCTGCGCGAGCAGACGCACACCAGACACTACGAGCTCTACAGACGCTGCAAGCTGGAGGAGATGGGCTTCACAGACACAGACCCCGAGTGCAAACCCGTCAG TCTTCAGCAGACGTACGAGGAGAAGCGGCAGGAGTTTCTGGGTGAGCTGCAGAGACGAGAGGAAGAGATGCGGCAGACGTTTGTGCAGAGAGTCAAAGAGAAGGAGTCCGAGCTGAAAGACGCCGAGCGAGAG ctGCAGGGGAAGTTCGAGCAGCTGAAGCGGCTGCATGCGGAGGAGAAGAGCAAGCTGGAGGAGAAGCGCAGGAGTCTGGAGGAGGACATGAGCGTCTTCAGCAAACGCAGAGCTGCCAGCGAGCTCCTGCAGGCGCAGGCCTTCAACACCAACAACAAGAAGGACAAAGACCGCAAGAA aaatgttaaatattag
- the sowahca gene encoding ankyrin repeat domain-containing protein SOWAHC, giving the protein MATECTQESVLDFLLENGGRVKNKDLVAHFKVFLSSENVKRAVLKERFKRYVDNIAYVKQENGEKVVCLKKKYRYPEMRSGRAQDEKPDDDAAAGDEDINKGISALHFEENATVHEEIGDLKAVRDAEEELCVSDIALIEKDCKLAGENEIVHGNDIEPNAPELSNARSTGEAGVGRASVTPQVIVNRRRTSRGSQRSLLGSSEDGAHDALPEDGSTPKCSRKNFIELMMSSSPQVRRSLVPRNSQGHMSARNSEFRMSSVEEDCASVTLDPLEHEWMMCTADGEWDSLQRLLECEPTLISKKDFVTGFTCLHWAAKQGRHELFAMLVDFAKRHGVAINVNVRSSAGYTPLHLAAMHNHIEVMKLLVGAYDADVDVRDYSGKKAAQYLRASVKGDIRDIIGACANSDAENASGAGRWKLPKVLQSNLNPLRLLNHPEEMTADAQPRPRSLYRKSSIGRIRLQRNRFKTQIVHSTSFRENEEGEETLKSPVKSRPISNLFG; this is encoded by the exons atggcGACGGAGTGCACGCAAGAATCCGTCCTGGACTTTCTATTGGAAAACGGGGGGCGAGTGAAAAACAAGGACTTGGTCGCGCATTTTAAAGTCTTTCTGAGCAGCGAAAATGTGAAGCGCGCCGTGCTAAAAGAGAGATTTAAGCGTTATGTGGACAATATCGCCTACGTGAAGCAGGAAAACGGGGAGAAAGTGGTGTGTTTGAAGAAGAAGTACAGATACCCGGAGATGCGCAGCGGGCGCGCGCAGGATGAGAAGCCCGATGATGATGCTGCTGCTGGTGATGAAGACATCAACAAAGGAATCAGTGCATTGCATTTCGAAGAGAACGCCACCGTGCATGAAGAAATCGGTGATCTGAAAGCTGTGAGAGATGCTGAGGAGGAGCTGTGTGTGTCTGATATCGCACTGATTGAGAAAGACTGCAAGCTCGCGGGGGAAAACGAAATTGTGCATGGAAATGACATCGAACCAAATGCTCCTGAGCTCTCTAATGCCCGATCAACAGGAGAGGCTGGGGTTGGCAGGGCTTCCGTCACGCCACAGGTCATCGTTAATCGCCGGAGAACATCAAGGGGATCTCAGCGGAGTCTGCTGGGCTCTTCTGAGGATGGAGCACATGATGCACTGCCTGAGGATGGCAGCACCCCAAAATGCAGCCGCAAGAACTTCATAGAGCTCATGATGAGCAGTTCTCCACAG GTGAGACGCTCACTGGTGCCCCGTAACTCCCAAGGGCACATGTCAGCCAGAAACAGTGAGTTCAGAATGTCATCTGTGGAAGAGGATTGTGCTTCGGTAACTTTAGACCCGCTGGAGCACGAGTGGATGATGTGCACGGCAGACGGCGAGTGGGACAGTCTGCAGCGGCTGCTCGAGTGTGAACCCACGCTCATCTCCAAGAAGGACTTTGTCACGGGGTTCACGTGTCTGCACTGGGCGGCCAAGCAAGGCAGACACGAGCTTTTCGCAATGCTGGTGGATTTCGCCAAACGGCACGGCGTCGCCATCAATGTAAACGTCCGATCCAGCGCCGGCTATACGCCTCTGCACCTGGCAGCAATGCACAATCATATAGAGGTCATGAAGCTTCTGGTGGGAGCGTATGATGCTGATGTAGATGTGAGAGATTACAGTGGGAAGAAAGCTGCGCAGTACCTCCGTGCCAGCGTCAAGGGCGACATCAGGGACATCATAGGGGCTTGTGCGAACTCGGACGCAGAGAACGCATCCGGAGCCGGCCGATGGAAGCTTCCTAAAGTCCTGCAGTCCAATCTCAACCCTCTACGGTTACTAAACCACCCTGAGGAGATGACAGCCGATGCTCAGCCCAGGCCCAGGTCTCTGTATCGGAAATCCTCCATCGGCCGCATCAGACTGCAGAGGAACCGCTTCAAGACGCAGATCGTCCACAGCACTTCATTCAGAGAGAACGAGGAAGGAGAGGAGACGCTCAAGAGCCCAGTCAAATCCAGACCCATATCTAACCTGTTTGGCTGA
- the sept10 gene encoding septin 10 isoform X1 has product MASSDVVRQMDKNARPLALSGHVGFDSLPDQLVNKSTSQGFCFNILCIGETGIGKSTLMDTLFNTNFENFESSHFEPKVKLRAQTYDLQESNVRLKLTVVNTVGFGDQMNKQESYQHIVDYIDTQFESYLQEELKIKRSLHNYHDSRIHACLYFIAPSGHSLKSLDLVTMKKLDSKVNIIPVIAKADTISKSELHRFKIKIMSELVSNGVTIHQFPIDDETVAKINTTMNGHLPFAVVGSTEEVNIGSKMVKARQYPWGVVQVENESHCDFVKLREMLICVNMEDLREQTHTRHYELYRRCKLEEMGFTDTDPECKPVSLQQTYEEKRQEFLGELQRREEEMRQTFVQRVKEKESELKDAERELQGKFEQLKRLHAEEKSKLEEKRRSLEEDMSVFSKRRAASELLQAQAFNTNNKKDKDRKNSGFM; this is encoded by the exons ATGGCTTCTTCTGATGTGGTTCGACAGATG GACAAGAACGCGCGTCCGCTGGCTCTATCAGGTCACGTCGGGTTCGACAGTCTGCCGGATCAACTGGTCAACAAGTCCACCAGTCAGGGATTCTGCTTCAACATCCTCTGCATCG GTGAAACTGGGATCGGTAAATCCACGCTGATGGACACGCTCTTCAACACCAACTTTGAGAATTTCGAGTCGTCTCATTTTGAGCCGAAGGTGAAGTTGCGAGCGCAGACGTACGATCTTCAGGAGAGTAACGTTCGTCTGAAGCTCACCGTGGTTAATACTGTCGGCTTCGGCGATCAGATGAACAAACAGGAGAG tTACCAGCACATAGTGGATTACATCGACACACAGTTCGAGTCGTACTTACAGGAGGAGCTGAAGATCAAGCGCTCGCTCCATAACTATCACGACTCCAGGATCCACGCGTGTCTGTACTTCATCGCTCCGTCTGGACACTCGCTCAAGTCCCTGGACCTGGTCACTATGAAGAAACTGGACAGCAAG GTCAACATCATCCCCGTCATCGCTAAAGCCGACACCATCTCCAAGAGCGAGCTGCACAGGTTCAAGATCAAGATCATGAGCGAGCTGGTCAGCAACGGCGTGACTATCCACCAGTTCCCCATCGACGACGAGACCGTGGCCAAGATCAACACCACCATGAAC GGTCATCTTCCCTTCGCCGTCGTCGGCAGCACTGAGGAGGTGAACATCGGGAGCAAGATGGTGAAGGCGAGGCAGTATCCCTGGGGCGTCGTGCAGG TGGAGAACGAGAGCCACTGTGACTTCGTGAAGCTGCGTGAGATGCTGATCTGCGTGAACATGGAGGACCTGCGCGAGCAGACGCACACCAGACACTACGAGCTCTACAGACGCTGCAAGCTGGAGGAGATGGGCTTCACAGACACAGACCCCGAGTGCAAACCCGTCAG TCTTCAGCAGACGTACGAGGAGAAGCGGCAGGAGTTTCTGGGTGAGCTGCAGAGACGAGAGGAAGAGATGCGGCAGACGTTTGTGCAGAGAGTCAAAGAGAAGGAGTCCGAGCTGAAAGACGCCGAGCGAGAG ctGCAGGGGAAGTTCGAGCAGCTGAAGCGGCTGCATGCGGAGGAGAAGAGCAAGCTGGAGGAGAAGCGCAGGAGTCTGGAGGAGGACATGAGCGTCTTCAGCAAACGCAGAGCTGCCAGCGAGCTCCTGCAGGCGCAGGCCTTCAACACCAACAACAAGAAGGACAAAGACCGCAAGAA CTCTGGATTCATGTGA
- the sept10 gene encoding septin 10 isoform X2, with protein sequence MASSDVVRQMDKNARPLALSGHVGFDSLPDQLVNKSTSQGFCFNILCIGETGIGKSTLMDTLFNTNFENFESSHFEPKVKLRAQTYDLQESNVRLKLTVVNTVGFGDQMNKQESYQHIVDYIDTQFESYLQEELKIKRSLHNYHDSRIHACLYFIAPSGHSLKSLDLVTMKKLDSKVNIIPVIAKADTISKSELHRFKIKIMSELVSNGVTIHQFPIDDETVAKINTTMNGHLPFAVVGSTEEVNIGSKMVKARQYPWGVVQVENESHCDFVKLREMLICVNMEDLREQTHTRHYELYRRCKLEEMGFTDTDPECKPVSLQQTYEEKRQEFLGELQRREEEMRQTFVQRVKEKESELKDAERELQGKFEQLKRLHAEEKSKLEEKRRSLEEDMSVFSKRRAASELLQAQAFNTNNKKDKDRKNSGFM encoded by the exons ATGGCTTCTTCTGATGTGGTTCGACAGATG GACAAGAACGCGCGTCCGCTGGCTCTATCAGGTCACGTCGGGTTCGACAGTCTGCCGGATCAACTGGTCAACAAGTCCACCAGTCAGGGATTCTGCTTCAACATCCTCTGCATCG GTGAAACTGGGATCGGTAAATCCACGCTGATGGACACGCTCTTCAACACCAACTTTGAGAATTTCGAGTCGTCTCATTTTGAGCCGAAGGTGAAGTTGCGAGCGCAGACGTACGATCTTCAGGAGAGTAACGTTCGTCTGAAGCTCACCGTGGTTAATACTGTCGGCTTCGGCGATCAGATGAACAAACAGGAGAG TTACCAGCATATAGTGGATTACATCGACACACAGTTCGAGTCGTACCTGCAGGAGGAGCTGAAGATCAAGCGCTCGCTCCATAACTATCACGACTCCAGGATCCACGCGTGTCTGTACTTCATCGCTCCGTCTGGACACTCGCTCAAATCCCTGGACCTGGTCACTATGAAGAAACTGGACAGCAAG GTCAACATCATCCCCGTCATCGCTAAAGCCGACACCATCTCCAAGAGCGAGCTGCACAGGTTCAAGATCAAGATCATGAGCGAGCTGGTCAGCAACGGCGTGACTATCCACCAGTTCCCCATCGACGACGAGACCGTGGCCAAGATCAACACCACCATGAAC GGTCATCTTCCCTTCGCCGTCGTCGGCAGCACTGAGGAGGTGAACATCGGGAGCAAGATGGTGAAGGCGAGGCAGTATCCCTGGGGCGTCGTGCAGG TGGAGAACGAGAGCCACTGTGACTTCGTGAAGCTGCGTGAGATGCTGATCTGCGTGAACATGGAGGACCTGCGCGAGCAGACGCACACCAGACACTACGAGCTCTACAGACGCTGCAAGCTGGAGGAGATGGGCTTCACAGACACAGACCCCGAGTGCAAACCCGTCAG TCTTCAGCAGACGTACGAGGAGAAGCGGCAGGAGTTTCTGGGTGAGCTGCAGAGACGAGAGGAAGAGATGCGGCAGACGTTTGTGCAGAGAGTCAAAGAGAAGGAGTCCGAGCTGAAAGACGCCGAGCGAGAG ctGCAGGGGAAGTTCGAGCAGCTGAAGCGGCTGCATGCGGAGGAGAAGAGCAAGCTGGAGGAGAAGCGCAGGAGTCTGGAGGAGGACATGAGCGTCTTCAGCAAACGCAGAGCTGCCAGCGAGCTCCTGCAGGCGCAGGCCTTCAACACCAACAACAAGAAGGACAAAGACCGCAAGAA CTCTGGATTCATGTGA